In one window of Prevotella sp. E13-17 DNA:
- a CDS encoding BamA/TamA family outer membrane protein yields MKRRNNYIACLLLMVLAVSCSTTKLVPKDDKLFTGLTKIEYKNYVDNDYFIETQEEIEAALATAPNGALFGSSYYRTPFPYKLWIYNYAHGSSGKFKQWLNKSFGRAPVLMSQVNPALRASVARSVLRKNGYMHGDVTYQEVPQRNRKKMKIGYTVVLDTLYTIDTLQYVNFPERMQALIDSTKNEAKIVKGSPFSVASLDGERNRLSQLFRNNGYYYYQAGYASYLADTFDIENHAKLRLQLADSLPKQALRPWYVGNVTVNLRKSFREEMTDSIGRSFLKVFWGGNKKHAPIRPRVIFRDMKLRSRKAFSYEDYQQTVQKLNATGVFSSVDLQFAPRDRDTLDMTLNCTFDQPWDIYVEGNFVNRTIGRMGPGIKAGIVRRNAFRGGEKLDINVHGSYEWQTSSQERNMNTYQYGADASVEFPRIVAPFVSERLKRDKNGRFKRPRRFFATPWTIAKISTDIVNRPDYYKMHIVSGEWTYRWQMRESTRHEFSPLTLKYQFINTRTQRFDEMLNQNPYLMTSMDDYFIPKIRYTHIYQGSASKHRSPVHWETVIEESGNVVALYDVLIQGHGWNEKGKKLFKNPYSQYVKIETDLTKTWKIDNKSQLVGHLNAGHMWCFGNSDDAPFSERFYVGGANSIRAFTVRSIGPGGFGGQVNKQMSYLLQNGNTKLVMNLEYRRQLFGSLYGAIFLDAGNVWNNTDYSIDQSTATNSDELSFIENWNKAASETKFDARNLLKQLATGTGLGLRYDLDFLVVRIDWGFGLHVPYQTSKNGYFNIPRFKDMHSLHFAIGYPF; encoded by the coding sequence ATGAAAAGAAGAAATAACTATATAGCATGCTTACTGTTGATGGTGCTTGCCGTGTCGTGCTCCACCACCAAGCTGGTTCCCAAGGACGATAAGTTGTTCACGGGACTCACGAAGATAGAATATAAGAACTATGTGGACAATGACTACTTCATTGAGACACAGGAAGAGATAGAAGCGGCCCTGGCAACTGCTCCTAACGGAGCGTTGTTTGGTTCAAGCTATTACCGCACGCCCTTCCCCTACAAGCTGTGGATATACAACTATGCACACGGCTCGAGCGGGAAATTCAAGCAGTGGCTCAACAAATCGTTTGGAAGAGCTCCTGTATTGATGAGCCAGGTGAACCCTGCTTTGCGAGCCTCAGTGGCACGCTCGGTATTAAGAAAGAACGGATACATGCACGGTGACGTGACCTATCAGGAGGTGCCTCAACGCAATAGGAAGAAGATGAAAATCGGCTACACGGTAGTGCTCGACACACTGTACACGATAGACACACTGCAGTACGTCAACTTCCCCGAAAGAATGCAGGCACTCATCGACTCGACCAAAAACGAAGCGAAAATCGTGAAGGGCTCGCCATTCTCGGTGGCATCGCTTGACGGTGAAAGAAACCGACTGAGCCAACTGTTCAGAAACAATGGCTACTATTACTATCAAGCGGGATATGCTTCGTATCTGGCTGACACATTTGATATTGAGAACCACGCTAAACTGCGTTTGCAACTGGCCGACTCGCTGCCCAAACAGGCCTTGCGCCCATGGTATGTGGGTAACGTCACCGTGAACCTGCGGAAGTCCTTCCGTGAGGAGATGACCGACAGCATCGGCCGTAGTTTCCTGAAGGTGTTCTGGGGCGGAAACAAGAAGCATGCGCCCATCAGACCACGCGTGATCTTCCGTGACATGAAATTGCGCTCAAGAAAGGCTTTTAGCTATGAAGACTATCAGCAAACGGTACAGAAGCTGAATGCCACCGGCGTGTTCTCATCGGTTGACCTGCAGTTTGCACCACGCGACCGCGACACACTTGACATGACACTGAACTGTACGTTCGACCAACCATGGGACATCTACGTGGAAGGGAACTTCGTCAACCGCACGATAGGACGCATGGGACCTGGAATAAAGGCTGGTATTGTGCGCAGAAACGCATTTCGTGGCGGGGAGAAACTGGACATCAACGTGCATGGCTCGTATGAATGGCAGACCAGCTCGCAGGAAAGAAACATGAACACGTATCAATATGGTGCCGATGCTTCTGTTGAATTTCCACGCATTGTGGCGCCATTTGTCAGCGAACGACTAAAGCGAGATAAGAACGGACGCTTCAAACGTCCTCGTCGTTTCTTTGCCACGCCATGGACCATTGCAAAGATATCTACCGACATCGTCAATCGTCCTGACTACTATAAGATGCACATCGTCAGCGGTGAATGGACCTATCGATGGCAGATGAGAGAGAGTACACGGCATGAATTCTCACCACTGACACTGAAATATCAGTTTATCAACACCCGCACTCAGCGCTTCGACGAGATGCTGAATCAAAATCCGTACCTGATGACATCCATGGATGACTACTTCATCCCGAAAATACGCTATACACACATCTACCAAGGTTCGGCCAGCAAACATCGTTCACCGGTGCACTGGGAAACCGTCATTGAGGAGTCTGGCAATGTAGTGGCTCTTTATGATGTGCTGATCCAGGGTCACGGATGGAACGAGAAAGGAAAGAAACTCTTTAAAAATCCCTACTCACAATATGTGAAGATTGAGACAGACCTGACCAAGACATGGAAGATAGACAACAAATCGCAACTGGTGGGTCACCTAAATGCTGGCCACATGTGGTGTTTTGGCAACTCGGATGATGCGCCCTTCAGCGAACGCTTCTATGTTGGCGGTGCAAACAGCATCCGCGCTTTCACGGTGCGCAGCATTGGCCCCGGAGGGTTTGGTGGTCAAGTCAACAAACAGATGTCGTACTTGTTGCAGAATGGTAACACGAAACTGGTGATGAATCTGGAATACCGCCGCCAACTGTTCGGCAGTCTTTACGGTGCCATCTTTCTTGATGCAGGCAACGTGTGGAACAACACTGACTACAGTATAGACCAAAGCACCGCGACAAACAGCGACGAACTGTCATTCATTGAGAATTGGAACAAAGCAGCCAGCGAAACAAAATTCGATGCAAGAAATCTGCTGAAGCAGTTGGCGACCGGCACTGGTCTGGGACTGCGCTACGACCTCGACTTCTTGGTGGTGCGTATTGACTGGGGCTTTGGTCTGCATGTGCCCTATCAAACGTCGAAAAACGGTTATTTCAATATCCCACGTTTCAAAGATATGCACTCACTGCATTTTGCCATCGGATACCCATTCTAA